The following coding sequences lie in one Arachis ipaensis cultivar K30076 chromosome B03, Araip1.1, whole genome shotgun sequence genomic window:
- the LOC107634385 gene encoding lysM domain-containing GPI-anchored protein 1-like has product MMRNNVLQQQQFKDSALKMISLCSLIIVGVVETKSTIEPCNSSQACPSLLSYLLPWDSMLSEIATRFNVNVSDIMAANSAFPITASCGNEIVRAGSTVKIPATCECVDGIRRSVSAVYKVKASDTLESISEGYGGLVSADQIGSFNKAVPLVDGDVVVIPLPCSCMKNQNNGESAVYMSYVVQKGETLGSVAAYFGTTISDLETVNGLGQPTVLPGDILSIPIPACSSATLNWYNESLIVPNGSYALTATNCIKCTCAPQGLKMQCFPSGMDVHCYNLRCKGSNLAIGDEHLEYSNAGCNVTQCVYRGHRGGKILSSLINSSYLQCPDNKNSSAATCWQPSAPNLADPFVLSPSPSPSLFPLPVSEAALMTHAYDYDYDYERRLHLFSFICRMLHLFFPMLLLCFLI; this is encoded by the exons atgatgagaaacaatGTGCTGCAGCAGCAGCAGTTCAAAGATTCAGCTCTTAAGATGATCTCATTGTGCTCCCTAATTATTGTAGGTGTAGTTGaaacaaaatcaacaatagaaCCATGCAACTCCTCCCAGGCATGCCCCTCACTTCTCTCATACCTCTTGCCATGGGACTCAATGCTATCCGAAATAGCAACACGCTTCAACGTGAACGTCTCTGATATCATGGCCGCAAACTCTGCCTTCCCAATAACAGCATCGTGCGGCAACGAAATCGTGAGAGCAGGATCAACGGTGAAGATACCAGCCACGTGTGAGTGCGTGGATGGAATCAGAAGGTCGGTGTCAGCAGTGTACAAGGTGAAAGCATCGGACACACTGGAATCGATATCAGAGGGTTATGGAGGACTTGTTAGTGCAGATCAAATTGGGAGTTTCAACAAAGCCGTGCCTTTGGTGGATGGAGATGTGGTAGTTATACCGTTGCCGTGCAGTTGCATGAAGAACCAGAATAATGGGGAAAGTGCGGTTTATATGTCGTATGTGGTTCAGAAAGGGGAGACACTGGGAAGCGTGGCGGCTTATTTTGGTACAACTATTTCTGATTTGGAAACTGTTAACGGTCTTGGACAACCTACCGTTCTACCTGGCGATATTCTATCGATTCCTATACCAG CATGTTCATCAGCTACCCTGAATTGGTACAATGAGAGTTTAATAGTTCCAAATGGCTCATATGCTTTAACTGCCACCAACTGTATTAAATGCACTTGTGCTCCACAGGGTCTCAA GATGCAATGTTTTCCTTCTGGAATGGATGTACATTGCTATAATTTACGTTGCAAGGGTTCCAATCTTGCTATTGGGGATGAACATCTGGAATATTCCAATGCTGGATGCAATGTCACCCAATGTGTGTACCGTGGCCACAGGGGTGGAAAAATTCTGAGTAG TCTGATAAACTCTTCTTATCTGCAATGTCCGG ATAATAAAAACTCTAGTGCAGCTACATGTTGGCAACCCTCAGCACCAAATTTGGCAGACCCATTTGTTTTGTCTCCAAGCCCAAGCCCAAGCCTATTCCCCTTGCCCGTTTCTGAGGCTGCTCTAATGACTCATGCCTATGACTATGACTACGACTATGAGAGAAGGCTCCATCTGTTCTCATTCATCTGTCGTATGCTACACTTGTTCTTCCCAATGCTTCTACTTTGTTTTTTAATCTGA